In Lachnospiraceae bacterium, the following are encoded in one genomic region:
- the galE gene encoding UDP-glucose 4-epimerase GalE, translating into MILVTGGAGYIGSHTCVELLNAGYDVAVVDNLYNSSEKALERVEKITGRSVKFYQADLLDEAALNAIFDEEKIESVIHFAGLKAVGESVAKPLEYYQNNITGTINLCNAMRTHGVKNLIFSSSATVYGEQKVMPITEEMPKQPATNPYGWTKWMIEEILKGVHTADPEWNIILLRYFNPIGAHKSGLIGEDPQGIPNNLVPYVAQVAVGIRPYVQVYGDDYDTPDGTGVRDYIHVLDLARGHLKALEKLEERPGVEVYNLGTGKGYSVFDVIHAYEKACGKELPYQVVGRRAGDIAFCYGDASKAERELGWKAQYSIEDMCADSWRWQSQNPNGYVE; encoded by the coding sequence ATGATTTTAGTGACCGGAGGAGCCGGATATATCGGCAGCCATACCTGTGTAGAGCTTTTGAATGCCGGATACGATGTGGCAGTGGTGGATAACCTGTATAATTCCAGCGAAAAGGCGCTGGAGCGTGTGGAGAAGATCACGGGCCGCAGCGTGAAGTTTTATCAGGCGGATCTTCTGGATGAAGCGGCGCTAAACGCTATTTTTGACGAGGAGAAGATCGAGAGCGTAATTCATTTTGCTGGACTGAAGGCGGTGGGCGAATCGGTGGCAAAGCCGCTGGAGTATTATCAGAATAACATCACAGGCACAATTAACCTGTGCAATGCCATGCGCACGCACGGCGTGAAGAACCTGATTTTTAGCTCCTCTGCCACCGTGTACGGCGAGCAGAAGGTGATGCCGATTACGGAGGAGATGCCCAAGCAGCCGGCGACGAATCCGTACGGCTGGACAAAATGGATGATCGAAGAGATTTTGAAGGGCGTGCATACGGCGGATCCGGAGTGGAATATCATTCTGCTGCGTTATTTTAATCCGATCGGTGCGCACAAGAGCGGCCTGATCGGCGAGGACCCGCAGGGCATTCCGAATAATTTGGTGCCCTATGTGGCACAGGTGGCTGTAGGCATTCGGCCCTATGTGCAGGTGTATGGCGACGATTATGATACGCCGGACGGCACGGGCGTACGCGATTATATTCATGTGCTGGATCTGGCAAGGGGCCATTTGAAAGCGCTGGAGAAGCTGGAGGAAAGGCCGGGAGTTGAAGTGTACAATTTGGGCACCGGCAAGGGCTACAGCGTGTTTGATGTGATTCATGCCTATGAGAAGGCCTGCGGCAAGGAGCTGCCCTATCAGGTGGTGGGGCGCCGGGCTGGTGATATTGCCTTCTGTTACGGTGACGCCTCTAAGGCGGAGCGGGAGCTTGGCTGGAAGGCGCAGTACAGCATTGAGGATATGTGTGCGGATTCGTGGCGCTGGCAGTCACAGAACCCGAATGGTTATGTAGAATGA
- a CDS encoding peptidylprolyl isomerase encodes MKRGAALLLALIMGLTCLSGCGSSNYDYQFSKPEKGDTIAIIKTTMGDIKVRFFEKEAPKAVENFVTHAQNGYYDGVSFFRVIEDFMIQGGDPTNTGAGGESIWGGNFEDEIVEYLSPYYGALCMANRGANTGTNGSQFFIVTSQDKDTSMLEACNEQAAKAERVDQAKVDKYKEVGGAMWLDAQISVLYESAYVYKSSTHTVFGQVLEGMEVAEAISKVATYSKTEEQDASIDEPGQTKVRENKPREDVIITSIEITTYEP; translated from the coding sequence ATGAAAAGGGGCGCAGCACTGCTGCTGGCGCTGATCATGGGGCTGACCTGCCTGAGCGGCTGCGGAAGTAGCAATTATGACTACCAGTTCTCGAAGCCGGAAAAGGGAGACACGATTGCAATTATCAAAACAACAATGGGTGACATCAAAGTGAGATTTTTTGAAAAGGAAGCGCCGAAGGCAGTGGAAAACTTTGTGACTCATGCTCAAAACGGATACTATGACGGGGTTTCTTTTTTCCGCGTCATTGAAGATTTTATGATCCAGGGCGGCGATCCTACGAATACGGGCGCCGGCGGCGAGAGCATCTGGGGCGGCAATTTTGAAGATGAGATTGTGGAGTACCTGAGCCCGTACTACGGAGCGCTTTGCATGGCAAACCGCGGCGCTAATACAGGAACCAACGGCAGTCAGTTTTTCATTGTGACCTCTCAGGATAAGGATACGTCCATGCTGGAGGCCTGCAATGAGCAGGCGGCAAAGGCAGAGCGTGTCGATCAGGCTAAGGTGGATAAGTATAAGGAAGTGGGCGGCGCTATGTGGCTGGATGCACAGATCAGTGTTTTATATGAGAGCGCTTATGTGTATAAAAGCTCTACTCACACCGTATTCGGTCAGGTGCTGGAGGGCATGGAGGTAGCGGAGGCTATTTCCAAGGTTGCTACCTATAGCAAGACGGAGGAGCAGGATGCCTCCATCGATGAGCCGGGGCAGACAAAGGTGCGCGAGAATAAGCCGAGAGAAGATGTAATAATTACAAGTATTGAAATTACAACCTATGAGCCGTAA
- a CDS encoding galactokinase → MNLKKEFERLYGAGEPAVYYAPGRVNLIGEHIDYNGGQVFPCALSFGTYGAVRLRKDRRVRFASLNFPQRAEISLDNNEYDARDGWANYPKGVIKEFQLRGHRLQGMDILLQGEIPNGSGLSSSASVEVLIATMLNDLFGTGYDKVTLVQLCQHSENTFNGVNCGIMDQFAVGLGRESQAILLDCATLAYRYAPLNMEGVRLVIGNTKKRRGLADSKYNERRAECEMALRDLQKKLDIKALCDLTPAEFEAHKHLIVGQVSQRRAEHAVYENERVHEAVRALEKGDMLRFGQLMNESHDSLRDLYEVTGTELDTMVEEARRIPGTLGSRMTGAGFGGCTVSLVKEEDVERFIREVGEAYEARTGLTPEFYVAQAGQGAGRIDEPIEFLIEELLAYGLDKKLIERTDAVYVRNQLLELLRREAPYEKTEGVLPCREAFSAMRKQVHGHSPYPVLKKILDYMVDRGLIAGESITLRDLMDAKIMGLLTPRPSEVQHEFERLRQESPEQASEYFYQLSRDNHYVMEERVAKNLYWQTPTPYGDLEITINLSKPEKDPREIAKLKFMKASSYPKCLLCPENVGYAGRLNHPARQNLRQLALNLQAEEWYLQYSPYVYYQEHCILLKGEHVPMKIEEKTFRRLIQFIELLPHYFMGSNAGLPVVGGSILNHEHYQGGHHVFPMEKARARQFYQHADFPDVSVSVINWQMSCIRMSGADKEALIGLAAKVLHFWEQYSDERVGIFAETDGQPHNAITPIARFNQKGEYELDLVLRNNLTTEEYPDGVFHPHPELHHIKKENIGLIEVMGLAVLPGRLQKELELIQGLLMGGDLQDLSEEEKGSLEKHAAWIDRMQERYGCVKEEKRVREILQQEVGELFSKVLEDAGVYKNTPEGVAAFDRFMLTAGFLRK, encoded by the coding sequence GTGAATCTGAAAAAAGAGTTTGAAAGGCTGTATGGCGCGGGGGAGCCGGCGGTTTATTATGCGCCGGGGCGCGTGAATCTGATTGGCGAGCATATTGATTATAACGGCGGACAGGTGTTTCCGTGCGCGCTGAGCTTTGGCACGTACGGCGCGGTGCGTCTGCGGAAGGATCGCCGCGTGCGGTTTGCGAGCCTGAATTTTCCGCAGCGGGCGGAGATTTCGCTGGATAATAATGAGTATGATGCGCGGGACGGATGGGCGAATTATCCGAAGGGCGTGATCAAGGAATTTCAGCTGCGCGGGCACCGGCTGCAGGGCATGGATATTTTGCTGCAGGGCGAAATTCCCAATGGGTCGGGGCTTTCTTCCTCGGCTTCGGTGGAGGTGCTGATCGCTACCATGCTCAATGATCTGTTTGGCACCGGTTATGATAAGGTGACGCTGGTGCAGCTCTGTCAGCATTCGGAAAATACGTTTAATGGTGTGAATTGCGGCATTATGGACCAGTTTGCCGTGGGGCTCGGGCGTGAGAGTCAGGCGATTTTGCTGGACTGCGCCACGCTGGCCTACCGTTATGCGCCGCTGAATATGGAGGGCGTTAGGCTGGTCATTGGCAATACAAAAAAGCGCAGGGGATTGGCGGACAGCAAATACAATGAGCGGCGCGCTGAGTGCGAGATGGCGCTGCGCGACCTGCAGAAGAAGCTGGATATTAAGGCGCTGTGCGATCTTACGCCGGCCGAATTTGAGGCGCATAAGCATTTGATCGTGGGGCAGGTGTCGCAGCGCAGAGCCGAGCATGCGGTATATGAAAATGAGCGCGTGCATGAGGCGGTCCGCGCCCTGGAAAAAGGCGATATGCTGCGCTTTGGGCAGCTGATGAACGAATCGCATGATTCGCTGCGCGATCTGTATGAGGTAACAGGGACGGAGCTTGATACGATGGTGGAGGAGGCGCGCCGCATCCCGGGCACGCTGGGAAGCCGGATGACGGGCGCAGGCTTTGGCGGCTGCACAGTGAGCCTTGTCAAGGAAGAGGATGTCGAGCGCTTCATCCGCGAGGTCGGAGAGGCCTATGAAGCGCGCACCGGACTTACACCGGAGTTCTATGTGGCGCAGGCCGGGCAGGGCGCCGGCCGCATCGATGAGCCAATTGAATTTCTGATCGAGGAGCTGCTGGCCTATGGGCTCGACAAAAAGCTCATCGAGCGGACAGATGCCGTCTATGTGCGCAATCAGCTGCTGGAGCTTCTCCGGCGGGAAGCGCCGTATGAGAAGACGGAGGGCGTACTGCCATGCCGAGAAGCATTTTCCGCCATGCGGAAACAGGTTCATGGGCATAGCCCTTACCCGGTTTTGAAAAAGATTTTGGATTATATGGTAGACCGGGGGCTGATCGCAGGAGAGAGTATTACACTGCGCGATCTGATGGATGCAAAGATCATGGGGCTTTTGACGCCGAGGCCGTCGGAGGTGCAGCATGAATTTGAGAGACTGCGGCAGGAGTCGCCGGAGCAGGCGTCCGAATATTTTTATCAGCTGTCGCGCGATAATCATTATGTGATGGAGGAGCGCGTCGCTAAAAACTTGTACTGGCAGACGCCGACGCCGTATGGCGATCTGGAGATTACGATCAATTTGTCTAAGCCGGAAAAGGATCCCAGAGAGATTGCCAAATTAAAGTTTATGAAGGCCTCTTCTTATCCTAAATGCCTGCTTTGCCCGGAGAATGTGGGCTATGCAGGGCGGCTGAACCATCCGGCTCGCCAGAATCTGCGCCAGCTTGCGCTGAATCTGCAGGCAGAGGAGTGGTACCTGCAGTATTCGCCGTATGTGTATTATCAGGAGCACTGCATTTTGCTGAAGGGCGAGCATGTGCCGATGAAGATTGAGGAAAAGACGTTCCGGAGGCTGATTCAGTTTATCGAGCTGCTGCCGCACTATTTTATGGGCTCCAATGCAGGGCTCCCGGTGGTGGGCGGTTCTATTTTGAATCATGAGCATTATCAGGGCGGGCATCATGTGTTTCCGATGGAAAAAGCCCGGGCGCGGCAGTTTTATCAGCATGCGGATTTCCCGGATGTATCCGTGAGCGTGATTAACTGGCAGATGTCCTGCATCCGCATGTCCGGAGCGGATAAGGAGGCGCTGATTGGCCTGGCGGCAAAGGTGCTGCACTTCTGGGAGCAGTATTCGGATGAACGCGTGGGCATTTTCGCAGAGACGGACGGACAGCCGCATAATGCGATTACGCCGATTGCAAGGTTTAATCAAAAGGGCGAGTATGAGCTGGATCTGGTGCTGCGCAACAACCTGACCACGGAGGAATATCCAGATGGCGTGTTCCATCCGCATCCGGAGCTGCATCATATTAAAAAAGAAAATATCGGCTTGATAGAGGTCATGGGACTGGCGGTGCTGCCGGGACGGCTGCAGAAGGAGCTGGAGCTGATTCAGGGCCTTTTGATGGGCGGCGACCTACAGGACCTGTCGGAGGAGGAAAAAGGCAGTTTGGAGAAGCATGCGGCATGGATTGACCGTATGCAGGAGCGGTACGGCTGCGTGAAAGAAGAAAAGAGAGTGAGAGAGATCCTGCAGCAGGAGGTCGGAGAGCTTTTTTCAAAGGTGCTGGAGGATGCAGGCGTTTATAAAAATACGCCGGAGGGTGTTGCGGCGTTTGACCGCTTTATGCTGACGGCTGGATTTTTAAGAAAATAA
- a CDS encoding undecaprenyldiphospho-muramoylpentapeptide beta-N-acetylglucosaminyltransferase — protein MNPFVMMTGGGTAGHVTPNLALIEPLRQKGYRIGYIGRKNSIEAQLAKEAGLPFYCISAGPLHRDFNMENWVSPWKNMLGVMQAAHIIRREKPDLIFCKGGFVSVPVAVAGQMLHRPVVLHESDFTPGLANRMCLPFADTVCVSFEETMAHMPAGKAVYTGTPVRSELLQGSAEEGYRITGLRRGKPVVLVMGGSSGAGALNRLIGPAAERLTKEYEVVHLCGKQEAQDCVPRPGYFPMKYAKEELSHLYAMADMVVSRAGANALAELLLLGKPHILIPLPKAASRGDQILNAKSFAAKGFSYVLPQEELTEESLSRALREVWSNRRRYTAAMEKSRVSNGTQAVLEVIERTINGS, from the coding sequence ATGAATCCGTTTGTGATGATGACAGGAGGAGGCACGGCGGGGCATGTGACACCGAATCTGGCGCTCATAGAGCCGCTGCGTCAAAAAGGCTATCGCATTGGTTACATAGGAAGAAAAAATAGTATAGAAGCACAACTGGCAAAGGAAGCGGGTCTTCCTTTTTATTGCATTTCTGCGGGCCCGCTGCACCGGGATTTTAATATGGAAAACTGGGTCAGCCCATGGAAAAATATGCTGGGCGTGATGCAGGCGGCGCATATCATCCGCAGGGAAAAGCCGGATCTTATTTTCTGTAAGGGCGGCTTTGTGAGTGTGCCCGTTGCTGTGGCAGGGCAGATGCTGCACCGGCCGGTGGTTCTGCATGAGTCGGATTTTACGCCGGGACTGGCTAACCGGATGTGCCTGCCGTTTGCGGATACGGTCTGCGTGAGCTTTGAGGAGACGATGGCCCATATGCCGGCCGGAAAGGCGGTATATACGGGTACGCCCGTACGCAGTGAGCTGCTGCAAGGCAGCGCAGAAGAGGGCTATCGGATTACGGGGCTTAGAAGAGGAAAGCCGGTGGTTCTGGTGATGGGCGGCAGCAGCGGAGCCGGTGCGCTGAACCGTCTGATCGGACCGGCGGCGGAGCGCCTGACCAAGGAATATGAAGTGGTGCATTTATGCGGGAAACAGGAGGCGCAGGACTGCGTGCCGAGGCCGGGGTATTTTCCGATGAAATATGCCAAGGAGGAGCTGTCCCATCTGTATGCGATGGCGGATATGGTGGTCAGCCGCGCGGGCGCCAATGCGCTGGCAGAGCTGCTTTTGCTCGGCAAGCCGCATATTTTGATTCCGCTGCCCAAGGCAGCAAGCCGCGGCGACCAGATCCTGAATGCGAAATCGTTTGCGGCAAAGGGGTTCAGCTATGTGCTGCCGCAGGAGGAGCTGACGGAGGAAAGCTTAAGCAGGGCGCTCAGAGAGGTGTGGTCAAATCGGCGCCGGTATACGGCGGCGATGGAGAAAAGCCGGGTCAGCAACGGAACGCAGGCGGTGCTGGAGGTCATCGAACGTACGATAAACGGATCTTAA
- a CDS encoding 5'-methylthioadenosine/adenosylhomocysteine nucleosidase, translating to MSTCAAAQRRWNKDGRNEMIGIITATEEEYEALGKSLAHAAVCLEACGMTFLKGSLDGREVVGVQAGIGKVNAAVCTQLLIERFHPQVIINVGVAGALNEALHVGDIVISQAAAQHDFDTTFFGDAPGFVSGPDQIYFQADEKLIQAAQRAAEELAIPAHCGCIVTGDQFVADPDKKKWLVQQFAGDCTEMEGGAVAQTCTLNKVPFVIIRAISDGASDEAPMQYEEFVNFAAARAMHMIQTMMKYF from the coding sequence ATGAGTACATGCGCAGCCGCACAGCGCCGCTGGAATAAGGACGGGAGGAACGAGATGATAGGAATTATCACGGCGACCGAGGAAGAATATGAGGCGCTGGGAAAAAGCTTAGCGCATGCAGCGGTTTGTCTGGAAGCATGCGGAATGACATTTTTAAAGGGAAGCCTGGACGGCCGTGAGGTTGTGGGCGTGCAGGCCGGCATTGGCAAGGTGAATGCGGCCGTGTGCACGCAGCTTCTCATCGAGCGCTTCCATCCGCAGGTAATCATCAATGTGGGGGTAGCCGGCGCGCTGAATGAAGCGCTGCATGTCGGCGATATCGTGATCTCACAGGCAGCCGCGCAGCATGATTTTGATACGACCTTCTTTGGGGACGCACCCGGTTTTGTGTCGGGGCCTGATCAAATCTATTTTCAGGCGGATGAGAAGCTCATTCAGGCAGCGCAGCGGGCAGCAGAGGAGCTGGCCATTCCGGCGCACTGCGGCTGCATTGTGACGGGAGATCAGTTTGTAGCAGATCCGGATAAAAAGAAATGGCTTGTGCAGCAATTTGCAGGCGATTGCACCGAGATGGAGGGCGGAGCGGTAGCGCAGACCTGCACATTAAATAAAGTGCCTTTTGTGATCATCAGAGCCATCAGTGACGGAGCGAGCGATGAAGCGCCCATGCAGTATGAGGAGTTCGTCAATTTTGCCGCTGCGCGGGCTATGCATATGATCCAAACAATGATGAAATATTTTTAA
- a CDS encoding N(4)-(beta-N-acetylglucosaminyl)-L-asparaginase produces MWGMIATWRMALEGITAGAELLENGKNAGDAIETAIRAVEDFPFYKSVGYGGLPNEEMQVELDSAYMDGDTLDIGAVAAIKDYANPISIARRLSYEKVNNVLVAAGAEKFAHKEGFERKNMLTDRARIYYNRRVQENREQEIKPYSGHDTVGMVCLDQNGKMTAATSTSGLFMKRAGRVGDSPISGSGFYVDSQVGGASATGLGEDLMKGCISYEIVRLMEEGLHPQEACERAVARLDEKLKKRRGKAGDLSVVALDAQGRWGVATNISGFSFAVVTEKEKPQVYLTKQQGGRCIHEIASQEWLDEYMRSRTAPLE; encoded by the coding sequence ATGTGGGGAATGATTGCAACCTGGCGGATGGCCCTGGAGGGGATCACCGCAGGCGCAGAGCTTTTAGAAAACGGAAAAAATGCAGGAGATGCCATTGAAACGGCCATTCGGGCCGTAGAGGACTTTCCTTTTTATAAATCAGTAGGCTACGGCGGTCTGCCTAATGAAGAGATGCAGGTAGAGCTGGACAGCGCTTATATGGACGGCGATACATTGGATATTGGAGCGGTGGCAGCAATCAAGGATTATGCCAATCCGATTTCCATCGCAAGAAGGCTCAGTTATGAAAAAGTCAACAACGTTCTGGTGGCGGCAGGAGCAGAAAAGTTTGCCCATAAGGAAGGGTTTGAACGAAAGAATATGCTGACGGACCGGGCCAGAATTTATTATAATAGACGTGTACAGGAAAACAGAGAGCAGGAAATTAAGCCCTACAGCGGTCATGATACAGTGGGGATGGTCTGCTTGGATCAAAACGGCAAGATGACGGCCGCCACTTCCACCAGTGGACTTTTTATGAAGCGCGCCGGACGAGTAGGCGATTCGCCGATCAGCGGCAGCGGCTTTTATGTGGACAGTCAGGTCGGGGGCGCAAGCGCGACAGGCCTAGGAGAGGATCTGATGAAGGGCTGCATCTCTTATGAGATTGTGCGGCTGATGGAAGAAGGCCTGCATCCGCAGGAGGCCTGCGAGAGAGCCGTTGCCAGACTGGATGAAAAGCTGAAAAAGCGCAGAGGCAAGGCAGGCGATCTTTCGGTAGTGGCTCTGGATGCGCAGGGGCGCTGGGGCGTGGCCACCAATATCAGCGGTTTTTCCTTTGCGGTTGTGACAGAAAAAGAGAAGCCTCAGGTCTATCTAACCAAACAGCAAGGCGGCCGCTGCATACATGAAATTGCCAGTCAGGAGTGGCTGGATGAGTACATGCGCAGCCGCACAGCGCCGCTGGAATAA
- the nifJ gene encoding pyruvate:ferredoxin (flavodoxin) oxidoreductase, with protein sequence MARKMKTMDGNNAAAHVSYAFTEVAGIYPITPSSPMADYVDQWSAQGLKNIFGTTVKVAEMQSEAGASGTVHGSLAAGALTTTYTASQGLLLMIPNMYKIAGELLPTVFHVSARCVASHALNIFGDHSDVYACRQTGFAMLAETNPQEVMDLGAVAHLAAIKGRVPFINFFDGFRTSHEIQKIEVWDYDDLKDMVDMDAVKAFRNRALNPEHPVMRGSHENGDIFFQHREACNQYYEAVPGIVEEYMNKVNAKLGTDYKLFNYYGVPDAERVIVAMGSICDVAEEVIDYLTAAGEKVGLVKVRLYRPFSAEKLIEAIPATAKKIAVLDRTKEPGALGEPLYLDVVTALATHGVTAKVVGGRYGLGSKDTPPSSVFAVYEELKKDQPKNQFTIGIQDDVTNLSLEEKPSPNTAAEGTIECKFWGLGGDGTVGANKNSIKIIGDHTNKYVQAYFQYDSKKTGGITISHLRFGDKPIKSPYYINKADFVACHNPSYILKGYKMVNDVKPGGVFLINCQWTPEELNNHLNAETKQYIAKNNIQLYTVNAIDLAEQVGMGKRTNTILQASFFALAKVLPIEEAIQYMKDAATKSYLKKGQDVVDKNHKAIDAGVSAFVKIDVPADWANAVDTVEAPKTQGPAKLVKMVDNILTPVGKMDGDSLPVSAFMDHADGTFEQGASAYEKRGVAVNVPEWNNETCIGCNKCAFVCPHATIRPYALSEEEKAAAPANIKIAAKEKTVAKNGYAYTLAVSPMDCMGCGVCVGVCPTKSLTMVPRESQDAQQAVFDYCVANVSEKPEVTKTINAITSQYKQPLLEFSGSCAGCAETSYARLITQLFGDRMYISNATGCSSIWGGPAATSPYTVNKEGHGPAWANSLFEDNAEHGYGMYLGQKAIRTRLIEDVKAILEADQATEEVKAAAKEYLDTVNDGEKNTPAAKALVAAIEKQGANCDLCKDIVDNKEYLAKKSVWIFGGDGWAYDIGFGGVDHVLAQGEDVNIMVFDTEVYSNTGGQASKASQIGQVAQFAAAGKAIAKKSLAEIAMSYGYIYVAQIAMGADNNQTLKAIREAEAYPGPSLIIGYAPCEMHSIKGGMVNCQAEMKKAVDCGYWNLFRFNPALKAEGKNPFVMDSKAPTTSYQEFILNEARYSALTRSFPERAQELFEKAEENAAARYEHLQRLSDLYAPNEN encoded by the coding sequence ATGGCAAGAAAAATGAAAACCATGGATGGTAATAATGCCGCGGCTCATGTGTCATACGCATTTACCGAGGTTGCGGGCATTTACCCGATTACCCCATCTAGCCCCATGGCCGACTATGTAGACCAGTGGTCTGCACAGGGCCTTAAAAACATTTTCGGTACTACCGTTAAGGTAGCCGAAATGCAGTCCGAAGCAGGTGCTTCCGGTACGGTGCACGGTTCTCTGGCAGCCGGCGCTTTAACGACTACTTATACCGCATCTCAGGGCTTGCTCCTGATGATCCCGAACATGTACAAAATTGCCGGCGAGCTGTTGCCGACCGTTTTCCATGTATCCGCCAGATGTGTGGCTTCCCACGCATTAAACATTTTCGGCGACCATTCTGACGTATATGCATGTCGTCAGACCGGTTTTGCTATGCTGGCAGAGACCAATCCGCAGGAGGTTATGGACTTAGGTGCCGTTGCGCATCTGGCAGCCATCAAGGGCCGCGTTCCGTTCATCAACTTCTTCGATGGCTTCCGCACCTCTCACGAGATTCAGAAGATCGAAGTTTGGGATTATGACGATCTGAAAGACATGGTGGATATGGATGCTGTTAAAGCATTCCGTAACCGCGCCCTCAATCCTGAACATCCGGTAATGCGCGGTTCTCATGAGAACGGCGATATCTTCTTCCAGCACCGCGAGGCCTGCAACCAGTACTACGAAGCAGTGCCCGGCATTGTAGAAGAATACATGAACAAAGTAAACGCCAAGCTTGGCACCGATTATAAGCTGTTCAACTATTACGGTGTACCGGATGCAGAGCGCGTAATCGTAGCAATGGGCTCCATCTGCGACGTAGCAGAAGAGGTTATTGATTACTTAACCGCCGCAGGCGAAAAAGTCGGACTGGTAAAGGTAAGACTGTATCGTCCGTTCTCTGCAGAAAAGCTGATCGAGGCCATTCCTGCTACCGCTAAGAAGATTGCGGTTCTGGATAGAACTAAAGAGCCCGGCGCATTGGGCGAGCCTCTGTACTTAGACGTTGTAACCGCACTGGCAACTCACGGCGTAACAGCTAAGGTTGTAGGCGGCCGTTATGGTCTGGGATCCAAAGACACGCCTCCGTCAAGCGTATTCGCTGTATATGAGGAGCTGAAGAAGGATCAGCCGAAGAACCAGTTTACAATTGGTATTCAGGATGATGTGACCAACCTGTCTTTGGAAGAGAAGCCCTCTCCCAATACGGCAGCAGAAGGCACGATCGAGTGCAAATTCTGGGGTCTGGGCGGCGACGGTACGGTAGGAGCAAATAAGAACTCCATCAAGATCATCGGCGACCATACCAACAAATACGTACAGGCATATTTCCAGTATGACTCTAAGAAGACCGGCGGTATCACCATTTCCCATCTGCGGTTTGGCGATAAGCCGATCAAGAGCCCTTACTATATTAACAAGGCTGACTTCGTTGCCTGCCATAATCCTTCCTATATTCTGAAGGGTTATAAGATGGTGAACGACGTTAAGCCCGGCGGAGTATTCCTGATTAACTGTCAGTGGACTCCCGAAGAGCTGAACAATCATCTGAATGCAGAGACCAAGCAGTATATTGCTAAGAACAACATTCAGCTGTATACCGTAAATGCGATCGATCTGGCAGAGCAGGTGGGCATGGGCAAGAGAACCAACACCATTCTGCAGGCTTCCTTCTTCGCATTGGCGAAGGTGCTTCCGATTGAAGAAGCCATTCAGTATATGAAGGATGCAGCTACCAAGTCCTACCTGAAGAAGGGCCAGGATGTGGTAGATAAGAACCATAAGGCAATTGACGCCGGTGTATCCGCATTTGTTAAGATCGATGTGCCTGCGGATTGGGCTAATGCAGTGGATACTGTAGAAGCTCCCAAGACACAGGGACCGGCTAAGCTGGTTAAGATGGTCGACAATATCCTGACGCCTGTTGGCAAGATGGATGGCGACTCTCTGCCGGTATCTGCCTTTATGGATCATGCAGACGGTACTTTCGAGCAGGGTGCTTCCGCCTATGAGAAGCGCGGCGTTGCCGTCAACGTTCCGGAGTGGAACAACGAAACATGTATCGGATGTAACAAGTGTGCATTTGTCTGCCCGCATGCTACCATTCGTCCTTATGCTTTGTCTGAGGAAGAGAAGGCAGCAGCTCCGGCTAATATCAAGATTGCGGCAAAAGAGAAGACTGTTGCTAAGAATGGGTATGCATATACCTTGGCAGTGTCTCCTATGGACTGTATGGGATGCGGCGTCTGCGTAGGCGTATGCCCCACCAAGTCTCTGACCATGGTGCCCCGCGAATCTCAGGATGCACAGCAGGCAGTATTTGATTACTGCGTAGCCAATGTTTCCGAGAAGCCGGAAGTTACCAAGACGATCAATGCGATCACCAGCCAGTACAAGCAGCCGCTGCTTGAGTTCTCCGGCTCCTGCGCAGGCTGTGCAGAGACCTCTTATGCACGTCTGATTACCCAGCTGTTCGGCGACAGAATGTATATTTCTAATGCAACCGGTTGCTCCTCTATCTGGGGCGGTCCTGCTGCAACCTCACCCTACACGGTGAATAAAGAAGGTCATGGTCCGGCTTGGGCGAACTCACTGTTTGAGGATAACGCTGAGCATGGCTATGGTATGTATCTGGGACAGAAAGCAATCAGAACCCGTCTAATCGAGGACGTAAAGGCCATTCTGGAAGCGGATCAGGCTACAGAGGAAGTCAAGGCTGCAGCTAAGGAATATTTAGATACCGTTAATGACGGTGAAAAGAATACGCCTGCTGCTAAGGCTTTGGTGGCTGCCATCGAGAAGCAGGGAGCTAATTGCGATCTGTGCAAAGATATCGTAGACAACAAAGAATATTTGGCTAAGAAGTCCGTATGGATCTTTGGTGGTGACGGATGGGCTTATGATATCGGCTTTGGCGGTGTTGACCATGTGCTGGCACAGGGCGAGGATGTAAACATCATGGTATTCGATACCGAGGTTTACTCCAATACCGGCGGTCAGGCCTCTAAGGCATCTCAGATCGGTCAGGTAGCTCAGTTTGCTGCTGCCGGTAAGGCCATTGCTAAGAAGAGCCTGGCTGAGATTGCGATGTCCTATGGCTATATCTATGTTGCTCAGATCGCGATGGGCGCTGATAACAACCAGACGCTGAAGGCAATCCGTGAGGCTGAGGCATATCCGGGTCCCTCTTTGATCATCGGCTATGCTCCTTGTGAGATGCACAGCATCAAGGGCGGTATGGTCAACTGCCAGGCTGAGATGAAGAAGGCTGTAGACTGCGGCTATTGGAACCTGTTCCGCTTCAATCCGGCTCTTAAGGCAGAGGGCAAGAATCCGTTCGTGATGGACAGCAAGGCGCCGACAACCAGCTATCAGGAATTCATCCTGAATGAGGCTCGTTATTCTGCGCTGACCCGTTCCTTCCCAGAGAGAGCACAGGAGCTGTTCGAGAAGGCAGAAGAGAATGCAGCCGCTCGCTATGAGCATCTGCAGCGCCTGAGCGACCTGTATGCTCCGAATGAGAACTAA